From the Nymphalis io chromosome 1, ilAglIoxx1.1, whole genome shotgun sequence genome, one window contains:
- the LOC126770007 gene encoding mitochondrial intermediate peptidase — protein sequence MKLLKPLWVAGRRQVSTWSPLATAFNTRPTSRPIFDSLRERTGLFNKPELTSFEGFYTLKEQAIAATDRLIEEATSNPTRPMVDIFDELSDTLCKVADLAEFVRIAHPQSHFAGAAEEACISVSGVVEKLNTHKGLYEALRDSVERNTCGDRHLAELFLFDFEQSGIQLPDGPRQQVVALNDLILQTGQQFMAGAAKPRKVPRSAVPQNVRQFFSTEGDNVIVSGVYAECDEGAAREAAYRLYLAPDMGQERLLLTTLHARQRLAQLCGFPCYADRAIKASTMETSANVRQFLDILSDNLYDRANIDFEAMTRMKKKETPYQDTLMCWDTPYFTHKAKTQMLNVATSDFNPYFSLGACMEGLNMLCQELYGITLQPEEMLPGESWSPDVYKLAVMQETEGLLGHIYCDLYERPGKPHQDCHFTIQGGKLLPDGSYQNPIVVVMLSLSGGHRSGPALLGPGAVDNLFHEMGHALHSMLARAPHQHVAGTRCATDLAELPSVLMEHFAACPSVVRRFARHFQTREPMPEDMLQRLCASKHLFGASEMQLQVFYSALDQHYHGEGAREDSTDVLRQVQKRYYGLPYVENTAWQHRFSHLIGYGAKYYSYLISRALAWCVWRRHFEAAPLSRPAGAALRHGLLRHGGSVPPQILLRDYLETEITPDTLAMALTEELDYHKDHLDTVFKITAK from the exons ATGAAGCTGCTAAAGCCACTATGGGTGGCAGGGAGAAGACAAGTGAGCACATGGTCACCACTTGCTACAGCTTTCAACACAAGACCTACATCCAGACCCATTTTTGATTCCTTAAGAGAAAGAACT GGTCTTTTTAACAAACCTGAACTCACTAGTTTTGAGGGATTTTACACGCTAAAAGAACAAGCAATAGCAGCCACAGACCGATTAATAGAAGAGGCCACCTCCAATCCGACAAGGCCTATGGTCGACATATTTGATGAGCTATCAGATACGCTGTGTAAGGTTGCAGATTTAGCTGAGTTTGTGCGTATTGCACACCCACAATCACACTTTGCGGGTGCCGCTGAAGAGGCATGTATCAGTGTTAGTGGAGTCGTGGAAAA ACTAAATACTCACAAAGGTTTATATGAAGCTTTACGTGACTCGGTGGAGAGGAACACGTGCGGAGACCGCCATTTAGCGGAGCTGTTCCTGTTTGACTTTGAACAGAGTGGTATACAACTCCCCGACGGACCGAGACAACAAGTAGTCGCTCTCAATGATCTTATTTTACAAACCGGCCAGCAGTTCATGGCGGGTGCGGCCAAGCCGAGGAAAGTGCCACGGTCCGCTGTACCTCAAAATGTTAGACAATT TTTCAGCACGGAGGGTGACAACGTGATAGTAAGCGGTGTATACGCAGAGTGCGACGAAGGTGCGGCTCGCGAGGCGGCCTACCGCCTGTACCTGGCGCCCGACATGGGGCAGGAGCGCCTGCTACTCACCACGCTGCACGCGCGCCAGCGGCTGGCGCAGCTCTGCGGGTTCCCGTGCTACGCGGACCG AGCCATAAAGGCGAGCACGATGGAAACTTCAGCTAATGTGCGACAGTTCCTGGACATCCTGTCGGACAATCTTTACGACCGCGCCAACATTGACTTCGAGGCTATGACGCGTATGAAGAAGAAGGAGACACCTTACCAA gaCACACTAATGTGCTGGGACACTCCTTACTTCACACACAAAGCTAAGACGCAGATGCTGAACGTAGCGACGTCGGACTTCAATCCGTATTTCTCACTGGGCGCGTGCATGGAAGGTCTGAACATGTTGTGCCAGGAGCTATATGGCATCACATTGCAGCCCGAAGAGATGTTACCAG GCGAGTCGTGGTCGCCGGACGTGTACAAGCTGGCAGTGATGCAGGAGACTGAGGGTCTCCTGGGACACATATACTGCGACCTGTACGAGCGGCCCGGCAAGCCGCACCAGGACTGTCACTTCACCATTCAGGGCGGGAAGCTGCTCCCCGATGGCTCTTATCAG AATCCAATAGTGGTGGTGATGCTGTCACTGAGCGGCGGGCACCGGTCGGGGCCGGCGCTGCTGGGCCCGGGCGCCGTGGACAACCTGTTCCACGAGATGGGCCACGCGCTGCACTCCATGCTGGCGCGCGCGCCGCACCAGCACGTGGCCGGCACGCGCTGCGCCACCGACCTCGCCGAGCTGCCCTCCGTGCTCATGGAGCACTTCGCCGCCTGCCCCAGC GTGGTCCGTCGCTTCGCGCGTCACTTCCAGACCCGGGAGCCTATGCCGGAGGATATGTTGCAGCGCCTCTGCGCCTCCAAGCATCTCTTTGGCGCCAGTGAGATGCAACTGCAG GTGTTCTACTCCGCGCTGGACCAGCACTACCACGGCGAGGGGGCGCGCGAGGACTCCACAGACGTGCTGCGACAGGTCCAAAAGCGATACTATGGACTGCCCTACGTCGAGAATACG GCGTGGCAGCACCGCTTCAGCCACCTGATAGGCTACGGCGCGAAGTACTACTCGTACCTGATCTCGCGCGCGCTGGCGTGGTGCGTGTGGCGCCGGCACTTCGAGGCGGCGCCACTGTCGCGCCCGGCCGGCGCCGCGCTGCGCCACGGCCTGCTGCGCCACGGCGGCTCCGTCCCGCCGCAG ATTCTGCTTCGCGATTATCTAGAGACAGAAATCACCCCCGACACACTGGCGATGGCGCTCACCGAAGAGCTAGATTACCACAAGGATCATCTTGATACAGTGTTCAAAATAACTGCTAAATAA
- the LOC126769966 gene encoding cullin-4A isoform X1 gives MSGVSKTSVLVEEGGNQFRKRSHISSNNDQCTKRTKFDDMSANEKKSNFSMLNPNTNGTIKMTSSSMNKPGAATKKLVIKNFKSKPNLPENYQETTWSKLREAVIAIQTSKAIAYSLEELYQAVENMCSHKMASQLYVNLTNLVEAHVKSNIEQFLSESMDRQVFLKRMDDCWRAHCRQMIMIRSIFLYLDRTYVLQNPSIHSIWDMGLDLFRHHIAMNTLIQTRTVDGLLLLIERERGGDAVDISLLKSLLRMLSDLQIYQDAFEHKFLQATERLYAAEGQRLMRELAVPQYLAHVEKRLREENERLLHYLDPCTKWQLIHTIERQLLSEHLTGILSKGLESLMDGPRLHDLTTLYNLFSRVKELGLSELCSHFNAYIKKKGRTIVIEPERDKTMVAELLEFKEQLDNVVSTCFQRNDRFLYSMREAFEYFINQRQNKPAELIAKFVDLKLRAGNKEATEEELERLLDKIMVLFRFIHGKDVFEAFYKKDLAKRLLVGKSASVDAEKSMLSKLKQECGGGFTCKLEGMFKDMELSKDINITYKQHLAASQEGVGLELSVYILTMGFWPTYPPVEVRLPVELTRHQDHFAKFYLAKHSGRKLQWQATLGHCVLRAHFSQGNKELQVSLFQALVLLLFNDGDNLSFEEIKTATNIEEGELRRTLQSLACGKARVLLKAPRGRDVQDDDHFSFHADFTNKLFRIKINQIQMKETSEEQKATEERVFQDRQYQIDAAIVRVMKMRKALSHNLLISELYNQLKFPVKPADLKKRIESLIDRDYMERDKDNPNQYNYVA, from the exons ATGTCGGGCGTATCTAAAACATCTGTTTTGGTCGAGGAGGGTGGTAATCAGTTTAGAAAACGTTCTCATATAAGTTCTAACAACGATCAGTGCACCAAAAGAACAAAATTTGACGATATGAgtgcaaatgaaaaaaaatcaaacttcTCAATGTTGAATCCCAATACCAACGGTACTATAAAAATGACATCTTCATCGATGAACAAGCCAGGAGCTGCGACAAAGAAACTAGTTATAAAGAACTTTAAAA GTAAACCGAATCTTCCAGAAAATTACCAGGAGACAACATGGAGCAAACTTCGGGAGGCCGTTATAGCTATACAAACCTCAAAGGCAATAGCCTATTCCTTAGAAGAATTATATCAAGCAGTTGAAAATATGTGCAGCCATaag ATGGCGTCACAGTTGTACGTGAATCTGACGAACCTAGTGGAGGCGCATGTAAAGTCCAATATTGAGCAGTTCCTCTCTGAAAGTATGGACAGACAAGTGTTCCTCAAACGCATGGATGATTGCTGGCGAGCACACTGCCGCCAAATGATAATGATCCGTAGCATCTTTCTATACTTAGACCGTACCTATGTGTTACAGAATCCTAGCATACATTCTATATG ggATATGGGTCTCGACCTTTTTCGACACCACATAGCAATGAACACACTAATACAGACGCGCACGGTGGATGGCCTTCTGTTGCTGATAGAACGAGAGCGCGGTGGTGATGCCGTTGACATCTCACTGCTCAAGAGCTTGCTACGAATGCTGTCTGACTTACAGATATATCAAGATGCATTTGAACACAA ATTCCTACAAGCAACAGAACGCTTGTACGCAGCTGAGGGTCAACGATTAATGAGAGAATTGGCTGTTCCTCAATATTTAGCTCATGTTGAGAAAAGACTTAGGGAAGAAAATGAACGGCTATTGCATTACCTAGATCCCTGCACTAA ATGGCAACTAATTCACACTATCGAGCGACAGCTGTTGAGCGAGCACCTGACGGGTATCCTCAGCAAAGGTCTTGAATCCCTAATGGACGGTCCACGGCTCCATGACCTCACAACACTCTACAACCTGTTCAGTCGTGTTAAGGAACTTGGACTTAGTGAACTGTGCAGCCATTTCAATGCCTACATCAag AAAAAAGGACGTACTATAGTAATTGAGCCGGAACGTGATAAGACTATGGTAGCCGAACTATTGGAGTTTAAGGAACAACTGGACAATGTCGTAAGCACCTGTTTCCAAAGGAACGACCGATTCCTTTACTCTATGAGGGAAGCGTTTGAGTACTTCATTAATCAACGACAAAACAAACCTGCAGAACTAATTG ctaAATTTGTTGACTTAAAGCTCAGAGCTGGTAACAAAGAAGCCACAGAGGAAGAATTAGAAAGGCTATTAGACAAGATCATGGTTCTGTTCCGTTTCATACACGGGAAGGATGTCTTTGAAGCATTTTATAAGAAAGATTTAGCGAAACGATTGCTTGTGGGCAAATCTGCCTCTGTAGATGCTGAGAAGTCAATGCTTAGTAAATTGAAACAGGAATGTGGTGGGGGTTTCACCTGTAAATTAGAAGGCATGTTCAAGGATATGGAACTGTCTaaagatattaatattacttataaacag CACTTGGCGGCGAGTCAGGAAGGAGTCGGGCTGGAGCTGTCGGTGTACATCCTGACGATGGGCTTCTGGCCGACCTACCCGCCCGTGGAGGTGCGTCTGCCGGTTGAGCTGACGCGGCACCAGGACCACTTCGCCAAGTTCTACCTCGCCAAACACTCCGGCCGCAAGCTGCAGTGGCAAGCCACGCTGGGACACTGTGTGCTCAGGGCTCACTTCTCGcag GGTAACAAAGAGCTACAGGTTTCATTATTTCAAGCTCTCGTTCTGCTATTATTCAATGATGGAGATAATCTCTCCTTTGAGGAAATTAAGACTGCTACAAATATAGAg GAGGGCGAGCTGCGGCGCACGCTGCAGTCGCTGGCGTGCGGGAAGGCGCGCGTGCTGCTCAAGGCGCCGCGCGGGCGGGACGTGCAGGACGACGACCACTTCTCCTTCCACGCGGACTTCACCAACAAGCTGTTCCGCATCAAGATCAATCAGATACAGATGAAGGAAACT AGCGAAGAACAGAAGGCGACGGAGGAGCGCGTGTTCCAGGACCGTCAGTACCAAATCGATGCAGCCATCGTGCGCGTTATGAAAATGCGTAAAGCGCTGTCGCATAACCTGCTCATTTCTGAGCTCTATAACCAGCTCAAGTTCCCCGTTAAG CCGGCAGACCTTAAAAAGCGTATAGAATCCCTGATCGACAGAGACTACATGGAACGCGACAAAGACAACCCCAACCAGTACAACTATGTCGCGTAG
- the LOC126769966 gene encoding cullin-4A isoform X2: MSGVSKTSVLVEEGGNQFRKRSHISSNNDQCTKRTKFDDMSANEKKSNFSMLNPNTNGTIKMTSSSMNKPGAATKKLVIKNFKSKPNLPENYQETTWSKLREAVIAIQTSKAIAYSLEELYQAVENMCSHKMASQLYVNLTNLVEAHVKSNIEQFLSESMDRQVFLKRMDDCWRAHCRQMIMIRSIFLYLDRTYVLQNPSIHSIWDMGLDLFRHHIAMNTLIQTRTVDGLLLLIERERGGDAVDISLLKSLLRMLSDLQIYQDAFEHKFLQATERLYAAEGQRLMRELAVPQYLAHVEKRLREENERLLHYLDPCTKWQLIHTIERQLLSEHLTGILSKGLESLMDGPRLHDLTTLYNLFSRVKELGLSELCSHFNAYIKKKGRTIVIEPERDKTMVAELLEFKEQLDNVVSTCFQRNDRFLYSMREAFEYFINQRQNKPAELIAKFVDLKLRAGNKEATEEELERLLDKIMVLFRFIHGKDVFEAFYKKDLAKRLLVGKSASVDAEKSMLSKLKQECGGGFTCKLEGMFKDMELSKDINITYKQEGVGLELSVYILTMGFWPTYPPVEVRLPVELTRHQDHFAKFYLAKHSGRKLQWQATLGHCVLRAHFSQGNKELQVSLFQALVLLLFNDGDNLSFEEIKTATNIEEGELRRTLQSLACGKARVLLKAPRGRDVQDDDHFSFHADFTNKLFRIKINQIQMKETSEEQKATEERVFQDRQYQIDAAIVRVMKMRKALSHNLLISELYNQLKFPVKPADLKKRIESLIDRDYMERDKDNPNQYNYVA; the protein is encoded by the exons ATGTCGGGCGTATCTAAAACATCTGTTTTGGTCGAGGAGGGTGGTAATCAGTTTAGAAAACGTTCTCATATAAGTTCTAACAACGATCAGTGCACCAAAAGAACAAAATTTGACGATATGAgtgcaaatgaaaaaaaatcaaacttcTCAATGTTGAATCCCAATACCAACGGTACTATAAAAATGACATCTTCATCGATGAACAAGCCAGGAGCTGCGACAAAGAAACTAGTTATAAAGAACTTTAAAA GTAAACCGAATCTTCCAGAAAATTACCAGGAGACAACATGGAGCAAACTTCGGGAGGCCGTTATAGCTATACAAACCTCAAAGGCAATAGCCTATTCCTTAGAAGAATTATATCAAGCAGTTGAAAATATGTGCAGCCATaag ATGGCGTCACAGTTGTACGTGAATCTGACGAACCTAGTGGAGGCGCATGTAAAGTCCAATATTGAGCAGTTCCTCTCTGAAAGTATGGACAGACAAGTGTTCCTCAAACGCATGGATGATTGCTGGCGAGCACACTGCCGCCAAATGATAATGATCCGTAGCATCTTTCTATACTTAGACCGTACCTATGTGTTACAGAATCCTAGCATACATTCTATATG ggATATGGGTCTCGACCTTTTTCGACACCACATAGCAATGAACACACTAATACAGACGCGCACGGTGGATGGCCTTCTGTTGCTGATAGAACGAGAGCGCGGTGGTGATGCCGTTGACATCTCACTGCTCAAGAGCTTGCTACGAATGCTGTCTGACTTACAGATATATCAAGATGCATTTGAACACAA ATTCCTACAAGCAACAGAACGCTTGTACGCAGCTGAGGGTCAACGATTAATGAGAGAATTGGCTGTTCCTCAATATTTAGCTCATGTTGAGAAAAGACTTAGGGAAGAAAATGAACGGCTATTGCATTACCTAGATCCCTGCACTAA ATGGCAACTAATTCACACTATCGAGCGACAGCTGTTGAGCGAGCACCTGACGGGTATCCTCAGCAAAGGTCTTGAATCCCTAATGGACGGTCCACGGCTCCATGACCTCACAACACTCTACAACCTGTTCAGTCGTGTTAAGGAACTTGGACTTAGTGAACTGTGCAGCCATTTCAATGCCTACATCAag AAAAAAGGACGTACTATAGTAATTGAGCCGGAACGTGATAAGACTATGGTAGCCGAACTATTGGAGTTTAAGGAACAACTGGACAATGTCGTAAGCACCTGTTTCCAAAGGAACGACCGATTCCTTTACTCTATGAGGGAAGCGTTTGAGTACTTCATTAATCAACGACAAAACAAACCTGCAGAACTAATTG ctaAATTTGTTGACTTAAAGCTCAGAGCTGGTAACAAAGAAGCCACAGAGGAAGAATTAGAAAGGCTATTAGACAAGATCATGGTTCTGTTCCGTTTCATACACGGGAAGGATGTCTTTGAAGCATTTTATAAGAAAGATTTAGCGAAACGATTGCTTGTGGGCAAATCTGCCTCTGTAGATGCTGAGAAGTCAATGCTTAGTAAATTGAAACAGGAATGTGGTGGGGGTTTCACCTGTAAATTAGAAGGCATGTTCAAGGATATGGAACTGTCTaaagatattaatattacttataaacag GAAGGAGTCGGGCTGGAGCTGTCGGTGTACATCCTGACGATGGGCTTCTGGCCGACCTACCCGCCCGTGGAGGTGCGTCTGCCGGTTGAGCTGACGCGGCACCAGGACCACTTCGCCAAGTTCTACCTCGCCAAACACTCCGGCCGCAAGCTGCAGTGGCAAGCCACGCTGGGACACTGTGTGCTCAGGGCTCACTTCTCGcag GGTAACAAAGAGCTACAGGTTTCATTATTTCAAGCTCTCGTTCTGCTATTATTCAATGATGGAGATAATCTCTCCTTTGAGGAAATTAAGACTGCTACAAATATAGAg GAGGGCGAGCTGCGGCGCACGCTGCAGTCGCTGGCGTGCGGGAAGGCGCGCGTGCTGCTCAAGGCGCCGCGCGGGCGGGACGTGCAGGACGACGACCACTTCTCCTTCCACGCGGACTTCACCAACAAGCTGTTCCGCATCAAGATCAATCAGATACAGATGAAGGAAACT AGCGAAGAACAGAAGGCGACGGAGGAGCGCGTGTTCCAGGACCGTCAGTACCAAATCGATGCAGCCATCGTGCGCGTTATGAAAATGCGTAAAGCGCTGTCGCATAACCTGCTCATTTCTGAGCTCTATAACCAGCTCAAGTTCCCCGTTAAG CCGGCAGACCTTAAAAAGCGTATAGAATCCCTGATCGACAGAGACTACATGGAACGCGACAAAGACAACCCCAACCAGTACAACTATGTCGCGTAG